AAGCGGCAGGTACGGTCGCCGCGGCCCGTGCGTGCGAGGTAACGCGCCGCCAGGGCGAGCAGCGCCCGCTGCTTCCGCGCCGTCACGGCCTCCGCAGGGGTGCCGAACTCCGCGCCGCGGCGGGCCTTGACCTCCACGAACACGATGTCCCCGCCGTGCTCGCAGACGAGGTCGATCTCGCCGCGTCCCACTCGAAGATTGCGGGCCACGACGCGGTACCCGCGTGCGGTAAGCGCCTGCGCCGCCGCGGCTTCGCCGGCGCGGCCTCGTGTCCGCCGATCGGTGCCGGGTGCCACGCCGCCGCTCCGCTACGTCGCGCTAACGGGTTCCAGCTCGAAGAGCGCGAGCTGCCGCTCCGGCAGGAACGCGCGGCGGTGCATCGGCGAAGGGCCGTACCGGTCGAGGGCGGCCAGGTGCTCCGCGGTCGCGTAGCCCTTGTGGCGCGCGAACCCGTACTCGGGATACTGCAGATCGAGCTCCAGCATGAGGCGGTCCCGCGCGACCTTCGCCACGACCGACGCCGCGGCGATGCACGCGCAGGTCGCGTCACCCTTGACGATCGCGGTCTGCGCAAATCCGTTCGGCAGCACGTGCCGCCCGTCGATCAGCAGAAATCCCGGCGGCGGCGCGAGCTGGGTGACCGCCCGCTGCATCGCCAGGCGCGTGGCGCCCAGGATGTTCCAGCGGTCGATTTCGGCGACGGATGCCTCGCCGATTCCGATGCCCTCGGCGCATGCCTGAATCTCGGCGATCAGCGCCTCGCGCTCTTCCCGCCGGAGCTGTTTGCTGTCGTTGAGGCCCCGGATCGGCGGCGACGGCCGCAACACGACCGCGGCCGCGACGACGGGGCCGGCAAGCGGGCCGCAGCCGACCTCGTCGATCCCGGCCACGACCTGACCGATCCGCAGCCGCCGGCGCTCCTCGCGGTAGAGCGCGCGTAGCCGCGCCGCCTCGGCGCGCGCCTCCGCCGCGGCGCGACGGGCGCGCCCGACCAGTTTGCGGACCATGGCGCGCCGGTCGCGCCCGAGCGCGCGAATCAGAGACGCCGGTGGGATGCGGTAGCGATCGACAAGTTCGAGGATCTCGGCCGCCGTGAGGCGGCGGAGATCTACGCGCACGAACGGTCTCCGTGCGGTGCGGTCAGGGCCGGCCGGTCAGTGAACGAATCCGATCCGCTGCGGCGGCCAGTAGATGAAGATCGCCTTTCCGATGATGTTGGCACGGGGTACATATCCGAAGAACCGGCTGTCCTCGCTGTTGTTGCGATTGTCGCCGAGGACGAAGTACTCGCCCTGCGGCACCGCCACGGGTCCGTAGTTTCCGAAATCCGGCTTGATCGTGTACCCCTTCTCGGAAATACGTTGGCCGCTGATGTAGACAACGCCTTCTTTGAGCTGCGCCCGATCACCCGGCAGTCCCATCACGCGCTTGACGAAGTCCCGCTGCGGGTTCAGCGGATACCGGAACACGATTACGTCGCCGCGCTGGATCGGCTCGAAGCGGTACAAGAACTTCGCCACCAGGATGCGGTCGTTGATCATGAGCGTCGGCTCCATCGACCCGGACGGAATGTAGAAGGCCTGGACGACAAACGTGATGATGACGAGGCT
This DNA window, taken from bacterium, encodes the following:
- a CDS encoding ribonuclease HII, yielding MRVDLRRLTAAEILELVDRYRIPPASLIRALGRDRRAMVRKLVGRARRAAAEARAEAARLRALYREERRRLRIGQVVAGIDEVGCGPLAGPVVAAAVVLRPSPPIRGLNDSKQLRREEREALIAEIQACAEGIGIGEASVAEIDRWNILGATRLAMQRAVTQLAPPPGFLLIDGRHVLPNGFAQTAIVKGDATCACIAAASVVAKVARDRLMLELDLQYPEYGFARHKGYATAEHLAALDRYGPSPMHRRAFLPERQLALFELEPVSAT
- a CDS encoding YraN family protein: MAPGTDRRTRGRAGEAAAAQALTARGYRVVARNLRVGRGEIDLVCEHGGDIVFVEVKARRGAEFGTPAEAVTARKQRALLALAARYLARTGRGDRTCRFDVVEVWLDPAGRPDRLEVLRDAFRG
- the lepB gene encoding signal peptidase I — encoded protein: MASLSIPTMILGVSALLVASRIIVKRAYSIPPVVRTSIVETLDACIFAAVLSLVIITFVVQAFYIPSGSMEPTLMINDRILVAKFLYRFEPIQRGDVIVFRYPLNPQRDFVKRVMGLPGDRAQLKEGVVYISGQRISEKGYTIKPDFGNYGPVAVPQGEYFVLGDNRNNSEDSRFFGYVPRANIIGKAIFIYWPPQRIGFVH